The following coding sequences are from one Lycium ferocissimum isolate CSIRO_LF1 chromosome 3, AGI_CSIRO_Lferr_CH_V1, whole genome shotgun sequence window:
- the LOC132048757 gene encoding uncharacterized protein LOC132048757 — protein MDSSYATVYELLDKLTETNEAWHNKESEVGGGSSLKNVLTREMVKKEEERDESMAKLVTQMDLLTKHVMGGESEKVNAVGSCEGGSPDEQCFQMYDKEASYINNQREGSQPNYQGPNQGSWRQGQEKQGSNKDQGNSSWKDSRDNNQRGYNNYQSSNPYVPPKGNQQISSQPPTSDPVSSKIEDMLLRVLKKVKYTYTFCKETRDEVKSIGQVGLLINIPLVKALEQMPGYTKFMKDLVTKRRSSGLETMGGTHHCSAIVTKALVQKKEDPGAFTIPCTIGKYKFAKALCDLGASINLMPLAIFNKLGLGTPLPTTMRLLMADRTMKRPVGILYDVLVRVDRFCNTSYLRVKV, from the exons ATGGATAGTTCTTATGCTACGGTTTATGAATTGTTGGATAAGTTGACCGAGACTAATGAAGCTTGGCATAATAAGGAGTCGGAAGTAGGTGGAGGAAGTTCCTTAAAAAATGTGCTCACTCGTGAGATGGTTAAGAAGgaggaagagagagatgaatcTATGGCAAAACTTGTCACCCAAATGGACCTTCTTACAAAACATGTCATGGGTGGTGAAAGCGAAAAGGTGAATGCGGTAGGATCTTGTGAAGGGGGTTCTCCGGATGAGCAATGCTTCCAAATGTATGATAAGGAGGCAAGTTATATCAATAATCAAAGGGAGGGTTCCCAGCCAAACTACCAAGGTCCTAATCAAGGATCTTGGAGGCAAGGTCAAGAGAAGCAAGGTTCAAACAAGGATCAAGGTAACTCTAGTTGGAAAGATAGTCGTGATAACAACCAAAGGGGTTACAACAATTATCAGAGTTCGAATCCGTATGTCCCTCCAAAGGGGAATCAACAAATCTCTAGTCAACCACCTACTAGCGATCCCGTTAGTTCAAAAATTGAAGATATGTTGTTAAGAGTgttgaaaaaagtgaaatacaCCTATACTTTTTGCAAGGAAACAAGAGATGAAGTGAAATCCATAGGGCAAGTG GGACTCTTAATCAATATTCCATTGGTCAAGGCACTTGAGCAAATGCCCGGTTATACAAAGTTCATGAAAGATCTAGTGACCAAAAGAAGGAGTTCTGGCCTTGAAACAATGGGAGGCACTCATCATTGTAGTGCAATTGTTACCAAAGCTTTggtacaaaagaaagaagacccCGGAGCCTTCACAATTCCATGCACAATCGGTAAATACAAGTTTGCAAAAGCTTTATGTGATCTTGGAGCAAGCATCAATTTGATGCCGCTTGCTATATTCAACAAGTTGGGTTTGGGCACTCCCCTTCCCACTACTATGAGATTACTTATGGCGGATAGAACCATGAAGAGGCCCGTTGGCATTCTTTATGATGTACTTGTGAGAGTGGACCGGTTTTGTAATACCTCGTACCTTCGGGTTaaggtttga